One region of Malania oleifera isolate guangnan ecotype guangnan chromosome 6, ASM2987363v1, whole genome shotgun sequence genomic DNA includes:
- the LOC131157500 gene encoding pentatricopeptide repeat-containing protein At3g20730-like, which yields MDDVLFSSVYAKPLQNSNSLDDTMINRISASSTGYQFALKSHILSLCNMGRLPEALKLSFSAPFALDYSVYLKTLQLCIDAKVERGGLLIHKHLITSGFDSNLHLNTKLVIFYAKLRDMMAAHKVFDGMTEGSVVSWTALVSGYSQNGYFQEALMVFVAMRRAGLKANQFTYGSVLRACSSMRCLDGGKQIQGCIQKGRFVDNLFVQSALVDLHSKCGIMRDACYIFEMMSKRDVVSWNTLIGGYAVQGFTGDSFQMFRAMLREGSNPDCFTFGSILRALSSGNDLMKISQIHGFIIHLGFGSHRDLMGLLIDTYAKCGSIRIADDLYKNMPEKDLISCTALISGYAREGNCSRDVLNLFKEIRQLYLVMDDVLLCSMLNVCANGALLSLGRQIHALALKYLPRYDVAMGNALIDMYAKSGEIEDANHAFDEMEEKNVISWTSLIAGLGKHGYGQKAIMLYKNMECHGLKPNDVTFLSLLFACSHAGLTGEGWDFFNAMVCKYNILPRVEHYSCMIDLFARGGQLEEAYNIICNMKIKPNTSVWGAFLGACTTYGNMSLGEIAAKQLFSINPENSVSYVALASIYANAGLWGNAWNMRQLMENRSLKKDPGYSLLQSTRKSIEFLHAS from the exons ATGGATGATGTTTTGTTCAGCTCTGTTTATGCAAAGCCTCTTCAGAATTCAAATTCTCTTGACGATACGATGATAAACAGAATATCTGCAAGTTCAACTGGGTACCAGTTTGCATTAAAATCCCACATTTTATCATTATGCAACATGGGAAGGTTACCAGAAGCTCTGAAACTAAGTTTCTCTGCTCCATTTGCCTTGGACTACTCGGTGTATTTGAAAACTTTGCAGCTCTGTATCGATGCCAAGGTCGAGAGAGGAGGTCTTTTGATTCATAAGCATCTTATCACTAGTGGGTTTGATTCAAATTTACATTTGAACACCAAATTGGTGATATTTTATGCCAAACTGCGGGACATGATGGCTGCTCATAAGGTGTTCGATGGAATGACTGAGGGAAGCGTTGTGTCTTGGACTGCTTTGGTTTCTGGGTATTCTCAGAATGGGTACTTTCAAGAAGCTTTGATGGTATTCGTGGCAATGCGTCGGGCTGGTTTGAAGGCTAATCAGTTTACTTATGGGAGTGTATTGAGGGCATGTTCAAGCATGAGGTGTTTGGATGGAGGGAAGCAAATACAAGGGTGTATTCAGAAAGGCAGGTTTGTCGATAATTTGTTTGTGCAGAGTGCATTGGTTGATTTGCATTCAAAATGCGGAATTATGCGGGATGCCTGTTACATCTTTGAGATGATGTCAAAAAGGGACGTGGTTTCTTGGAACACACTGATTGGTGGGTATGCTGTTCAGGGTTTTACTGGCGACTCATTTCAAATGTTTCGTGCAATGCTAAGAGAAG GTAGCAACCCAGATTGCTTCACCTTCGGAAGTATTTTGAGAGCTTTATCTAGTGGTAATGACCTCATGAAGATAAGCCAAATACATGGATTCATCATACATCTTGGTTTTGGATCACATCGTGATTTGATGGGATTGCTCATCGACACTTATGCAAAATGTGGGAGCATTAGAATTGCTGATGATCTGTATAAGAATATGCCTGAAAAGGATTTAATTTCGTGCACTGCATTAATCAGTGGATACGCACGTGAAGGAAACTGCAGCAGAGATGTTCTTAATCTCTTCAAAGAAATACGTCAATTGTATCTAGTAATGGATGATGTTCTGTTATGTTCTATGCTTAACGTATGTGCCAATGGAGCTTTACTAAGCTTGggaagacaaattcatgctcttgCATTAAAATATCTACCAAGATATGATGTGGCCATGGGCAATGCCCTTATTGATATGTATGCGAAATCTGGAGAAATTGAAGATGCTAACCATGCATTTGATGAGATGGAGGAGAAAAATGTGATTTCATGGACTTCATTGATTGCTGGATTGGGGAAGCATGGTTATGGACAAAAGGCAATAATGTTATATAAGAATATGGAATGTCATGGATTGAAGCCAAATGACGTTACATTCTTGTCTCTTCTGTTTGCCTGTAGTCATGCTGGATTGACTGGTGAAGGGTGGGATTTCTTCAATGCTATGGTTTGCAAATACAATATACTTCCCAGAGTTGAACATTATTCTTGTATGATAGATCTCTTTGCACGTGGAGGTCAGTTAGAAGAAGCATATAATATAATATGCAACATGAAAATAAAGCCAAATACCTCAGTGTGGGGTGCATTTCTTGGGGCATGCACTACCTATGGCAATATGTCTCTTGGAGAAATAGCAGCCAAGCAACTTTTTAGTATTAATCCTGAGAATTCAGTTAGCTATGTTGCTTTAGCAAGCATATATGCTAATGCTGGCTTGTGGGGCAATGCTTGGAATATGCGACAATTAATGGAAAATAGAAGTTTGAAGAAAGATCCAGGGTACAGCTTATTGCAGTCCACGAGGAAGAGTATAGAATTTCTGCATGCAAGTTGA
- the LOC131157502 gene encoding temperature-induced lipocalin-1: protein MAKKEMEVVKGVDLQRYMGRWYEIASFPSRFQPKNGVNTRATYTLKEDGTVHVLNETWSDGKRGAIEGTAYKADPKSDEAKLKVKFYVPPFLPIIPVVGDYWILFLDDDYHYALIGQPTRKYLWILCRQTHLDDEIYNQLVQKAKDEGYDVSKLHKTPQTDPPPEEEGPKDTKGIWWFKSILGK, encoded by the exons ATGGCAAAGAAGGAGATGGAAGTGGTGAAAGGTGTGGACTTGCAGAGGTATATGGGAAGGTGGTATGAAATTGCTTCATTCCCATCAAGGTTTCAGCCCAAGAATGGGGTGAACACTAGGGCTACTTACACATTGAAGGAAGATGGCACTGTTCATGTCCTCAATGAGACTTGGAGTGATGGGAAAAGGGGTGCCATAGAGGGAACTGCTTACAAGGCTGACCCTAAGAGTGATGAGGCCAAGCTGAAAGTGAAATTCTATGTTCCTCCATTCTTACCCATCATTCCTGTCGTTGGGGATTACTGGATTTTGTTCCTCGATGATGATTACCACTATGCTTTGATTGGCCAGCCTACCAGGAAGTATCTCTGG ATACTGTGCAGGCAGACCCATCTGGATGATGAAATCTACAATCAACTGGTTCAAAAGGCCAAAGACGAGGGCTATGATGTGAGCAAGCTCCACAAGACACCACAGACTGATCCTCCACCAGAGGAGGAAGGCCCCAAAGACACAAAAGGCATATGGTGGTTTAAGTCCATTCTGGGGAAGTAG